The stretch of DNA TACTGGTGACTGCGCTCGCCTTCGAAGCTCATCACCACATCGACCATGTGCTCCAGTACGCGCGGGCCCGCGATCGTGCCGTCCTTGGTGACATGGCCGACCAGCACCAGCGCGCAGCCGCTTTCCTTGGCATAGCGGATCAGTTCGAGCGCGCAGCCGCGGACCTGGCTGACGGTGCCGGGGGCACCTTCGATGGTGTCGGAATGCATGGTCTGGATCGAATCGATCACCAGCAACGCGGGCGGATCGCCCTGCCCCAGCGTCGTCAGAATATCGCGCACCGAGGTTTCCGAGGCGAGGCGGATCGGCGCATCGGCCACCCCCATCCGGCTTGCGCGCAGGCGCACTTGCCCCGCAGCCTCCTCTCCGCTGACATAGACCACATCATTGCCGCCCCGCGCGATGGTCGCTGCGGTCTGGAGCAACAAGGTGGATTTGCCGATGCCCGGATCGCCGCCCAGCAGCACCGCGCTCCCCGGCACGAGCCCGCCGCCCAAGGCGCGGTCGAATTCGGCAAGGCCGGTGGACTTTCTCACCGGAAGTTGCGTCGGCGCATTCAGCGGCTCGAACGCGACCGCCCGCCCGCCGCTCGACAGATCGTGCTTTTGCGAGAAGACCGTCGCCGGAACGTCTTCGATCAGCGTGTTCCACTGCGCGCAATCGGCGCATTGCCCCTGCCAGCGGTGCGAGACGCTGCCGCATTCCTGACAAACGTAACGGCGTTTCGTCTTGGCCATAGCCGAACCCCTTATCGAGAACAGATGACGAACGCAATTGCATTGCGCAGGCTTTGCCCGCTAGACAATTCGCATGCGACATAAGGAACTGCGCCTTGCCCTTGTCTGCTACGGCGGCGTCAGCCTTGCGGTCTATATGCACGGCATCACCAAGGAAGTGTGGCACCTTGCCCGTGCCAGCCGCGCCTTCCACCATCCCGCAGCGGTGCCGCTGGATGGCGTTGCGGCGGCCTACCGCGATTTCCTCGGGGAGCTGGAGCGCGAGGCGGGGCTGCGCTTGCGCGTGCTGCCCGATATTCTCACGGGGGCGAGCGCCGGGGGGATCAACGCGGTGTTCCTCGCCCAAGCGCTGCACGCCGGCCATTCGCTCGAACCGCTCACCGACCTGTGGCT from Porphyrobacter sp. YT40 encodes:
- the radA gene encoding DNA repair protein RadA translates to MAKTKRRYVCQECGSVSHRWQGQCADCAQWNTLIEDVPATVFSQKHDLSSGGRAVAFEPLNAPTQLPVRKSTGLAEFDRALGGGLVPGSAVLLGGDPGIGKSTLLLQTAATIARGGNDVVYVSGEEAAGQVRLRASRMGVADAPIRLASETSVRDILTTLGQGDPPALLVIDSIQTMHSDTIEGAPGTVSQVRGCALELIRYAKESGCALVLVGHVTKDGTIAGPRVLEHMVDVVMSFEGERSHQYRILRALKNRFGAVDEIGVFAMATEGLEEVANPSLLFLSGRDTPLAGSAVFPALEGTRPVLVEIQALIVRLQSGATPRRAVVGWDSGRLAMLLAVLESRCGLNFSSAEVYLNIAGGYRLTDPAADLAVAAALVSALADRPLPDKAAWFGEISLAGEIRPVAHAPLRLREAAKLGFSRCYGPAGAASGDRSADYRGLAALANVVDHVMGSA